In Carcharodon carcharias isolate sCarCar2 chromosome 33, sCarCar2.pri, whole genome shotgun sequence, a genomic segment contains:
- the LOC121272396 gene encoding lysophosphatidic acid receptor 6-like isoform X1: MVWEHSECRSGGIWAPEESVRVRKALTGDSQTRGQPENSSGMADVNGTCGKLKQWTDAIYVTAFSFIFLLGLVFNVLALVFFFRFTKIRSQTTIYMKNLACSDLLLVVSLPIRIWYYMSRPQLPLRLCEVNGLIFLVNMYGSIFFLTCISLDRCVAICFPMKSRLNELRNWATWISVGIWVLVIGASIPPYLVIPSKSNASCHSCFDKDPTFVTNRMTVVPTLFIGYGIPLATILICSHALLRGIRQSTATRMDYVDWRKIRNMVLANVVIFIICFLPYHTVLLLYSVAPGKDSDSALPAAYRITITVACFNAMLDPIVYYFATETFQKSVGMKALKNALTSNTDSAEGNNRSMSPINA, translated from the exons ATGGTTTGGGAGCACAGCGAATGCAGGAGTGGAGGGATCTGGGCAcctgaggagagtgtcagagtgagaaag GCGCTGACAGGTGACTCCCAAACTCGAGGACAGCCGGAAAATTCCAGCGGAATGGCAGATGTGAATGGAACCTGCGGGAAACTCAAGCAGTGGACAGACGCCATCTACGTGACGGCTTTCAGCTTCATTTTCCTGCTCGGGCTGGTCTTCAATGTCCTGGCCCTCGTCTTCTTCTTCCGCTTTACCAAGATCCGCTCGCAGACCACCATCTACATGAAGAACCTGGCGTGCTCCGACCTGCTGCTGGTTGTCTCCTTGCCCATCCGCATCTGGTACTACATGAGCCGGCCGCAGCTGCCGCTGCGGCTGTGCGAGGTCAACGGCCTCATCTTCTTGGTCAACATGTacggcagcatcttcttcctcacCTGCATCAGCCTGGACCGCTGCGTGGCTATCTGCTTCCCCATGAAGTCCCGGCTCAACGAGCTGCGCAACTGGGCCACTTGGATCAGTGTTGGGATCTGGGTGCTGGTGATCGGAGCAAGCATTCCCCCTTACCTGGTCATCCCAAGTAAGTCCAATGCCTCCTGCCACTCCTGCTTTGACAAGGACCCTACCTTTGTCACCAACCGAATGACTGTGGTCCCCACCCTCTTCATCGGTTATGGGATCccactggccaccatcctgatCTGCTCCCACGCCCTCCTGAGAGGCATTCGTCAAAGCACCGCCACCCGCATGGACTATGTGGACTGGCGCAAGATCCGCAACATGGTGCTGGCCAACGTGGTGATCTTCATCATCTGCTTCCTGCCTTATCACACGGTGCTGCTCCTCTACAGTGTCGCCCCCGGCAAAGACAGTGACTCGGCGCTGCCAGCCGCCTACCGCATCACCATCACCGTGGCCTGCTTCAACGCCATGCTCGACCCCATCGTCTACTACTTCGCCACGGAGACCTTCCAGAAGAGCGTGGGCATGAAGGCTCTGAAGAacgccctcacctccaacacggACAGCGCCGAGGGCAACAACCGCTCCATGTCGCCCATCAACGCCTGA
- the LOC121272396 gene encoding lysophosphatidic acid receptor 6-like isoform X3, with translation MKDRQALTGDSQTRGQPENSSGMADVNGTCGKLKQWTDAIYVTAFSFIFLLGLVFNVLALVFFFRFTKIRSQTTIYMKNLACSDLLLVVSLPIRIWYYMSRPQLPLRLCEVNGLIFLVNMYGSIFFLTCISLDRCVAICFPMKSRLNELRNWATWISVGIWVLVIGASIPPYLVIPSKSNASCHSCFDKDPTFVTNRMTVVPTLFIGYGIPLATILICSHALLRGIRQSTATRMDYVDWRKIRNMVLANVVIFIICFLPYHTVLLLYSVAPGKDSDSALPAAYRITITVACFNAMLDPIVYYFATETFQKSVGMKALKNALTSNTDSAEGNNRSMSPINA, from the exons ATGAAGGATCGACAG GCGCTGACAGGTGACTCCCAAACTCGAGGACAGCCGGAAAATTCCAGCGGAATGGCAGATGTGAATGGAACCTGCGGGAAACTCAAGCAGTGGACAGACGCCATCTACGTGACGGCTTTCAGCTTCATTTTCCTGCTCGGGCTGGTCTTCAATGTCCTGGCCCTCGTCTTCTTCTTCCGCTTTACCAAGATCCGCTCGCAGACCACCATCTACATGAAGAACCTGGCGTGCTCCGACCTGCTGCTGGTTGTCTCCTTGCCCATCCGCATCTGGTACTACATGAGCCGGCCGCAGCTGCCGCTGCGGCTGTGCGAGGTCAACGGCCTCATCTTCTTGGTCAACATGTacggcagcatcttcttcctcacCTGCATCAGCCTGGACCGCTGCGTGGCTATCTGCTTCCCCATGAAGTCCCGGCTCAACGAGCTGCGCAACTGGGCCACTTGGATCAGTGTTGGGATCTGGGTGCTGGTGATCGGAGCAAGCATTCCCCCTTACCTGGTCATCCCAAGTAAGTCCAATGCCTCCTGCCACTCCTGCTTTGACAAGGACCCTACCTTTGTCACCAACCGAATGACTGTGGTCCCCACCCTCTTCATCGGTTATGGGATCccactggccaccatcctgatCTGCTCCCACGCCCTCCTGAGAGGCATTCGTCAAAGCACCGCCACCCGCATGGACTATGTGGACTGGCGCAAGATCCGCAACATGGTGCTGGCCAACGTGGTGATCTTCATCATCTGCTTCCTGCCTTATCACACGGTGCTGCTCCTCTACAGTGTCGCCCCCGGCAAAGACAGTGACTCGGCGCTGCCAGCCGCCTACCGCATCACCATCACCGTGGCCTGCTTCAACGCCATGCTCGACCCCATCGTCTACTACTTCGCCACGGAGACCTTCCAGAAGAGCGTGGGCATGAAGGCTCTGAAGAacgccctcacctccaacacggACAGCGCCGAGGGCAACAACCGCTCCATGTCGCCCATCAACGCCTGA
- the LOC121272396 gene encoding lysophosphatidic acid receptor 6-like isoform X2, protein MTRDEGDSKETQALTGDSQTRGQPENSSGMADVNGTCGKLKQWTDAIYVTAFSFIFLLGLVFNVLALVFFFRFTKIRSQTTIYMKNLACSDLLLVVSLPIRIWYYMSRPQLPLRLCEVNGLIFLVNMYGSIFFLTCISLDRCVAICFPMKSRLNELRNWATWISVGIWVLVIGASIPPYLVIPSKSNASCHSCFDKDPTFVTNRMTVVPTLFIGYGIPLATILICSHALLRGIRQSTATRMDYVDWRKIRNMVLANVVIFIICFLPYHTVLLLYSVAPGKDSDSALPAAYRITITVACFNAMLDPIVYYFATETFQKSVGMKALKNALTSNTDSAEGNNRSMSPINA, encoded by the exons atgactcGGGATGAGGGGGATTCAAAGGAAACACAG GCGCTGACAGGTGACTCCCAAACTCGAGGACAGCCGGAAAATTCCAGCGGAATGGCAGATGTGAATGGAACCTGCGGGAAACTCAAGCAGTGGACAGACGCCATCTACGTGACGGCTTTCAGCTTCATTTTCCTGCTCGGGCTGGTCTTCAATGTCCTGGCCCTCGTCTTCTTCTTCCGCTTTACCAAGATCCGCTCGCAGACCACCATCTACATGAAGAACCTGGCGTGCTCCGACCTGCTGCTGGTTGTCTCCTTGCCCATCCGCATCTGGTACTACATGAGCCGGCCGCAGCTGCCGCTGCGGCTGTGCGAGGTCAACGGCCTCATCTTCTTGGTCAACATGTacggcagcatcttcttcctcacCTGCATCAGCCTGGACCGCTGCGTGGCTATCTGCTTCCCCATGAAGTCCCGGCTCAACGAGCTGCGCAACTGGGCCACTTGGATCAGTGTTGGGATCTGGGTGCTGGTGATCGGAGCAAGCATTCCCCCTTACCTGGTCATCCCAAGTAAGTCCAATGCCTCCTGCCACTCCTGCTTTGACAAGGACCCTACCTTTGTCACCAACCGAATGACTGTGGTCCCCACCCTCTTCATCGGTTATGGGATCccactggccaccatcctgatCTGCTCCCACGCCCTCCTGAGAGGCATTCGTCAAAGCACCGCCACCCGCATGGACTATGTGGACTGGCGCAAGATCCGCAACATGGTGCTGGCCAACGTGGTGATCTTCATCATCTGCTTCCTGCCTTATCACACGGTGCTGCTCCTCTACAGTGTCGCCCCCGGCAAAGACAGTGACTCGGCGCTGCCAGCCGCCTACCGCATCACCATCACCGTGGCCTGCTTCAACGCCATGCTCGACCCCATCGTCTACTACTTCGCCACGGAGACCTTCCAGAAGAGCGTGGGCATGAAGGCTCTGAAGAacgccctcacctccaacacggACAGCGCCGAGGGCAACAACCGCTCCATGTCGCCCATCAACGCCTGA